The DNA segment ACCATTCGTGCCCGTGTCCCGGTGTTGTGTGATCTCAAACCCTCAGGACGTTATGTAGCGACGGATTTGCACCAAGCGGGGGGCATTCCCCAAGTGATGAAAATGTTGCTGGTGCATGGCTGTCTCCACGGCGAGGCCCTGACCATCACTGGACAAACCATCGCCGAAGTCCTGGCCAATATTCCAGACACCCCCCGTCCCGATCAAGATGTGATTCGTCCCTGGAATCACCCCCTTTATCCCCAAGGGCATCTGGCAATTCTGCGGGGTAACTTGGCAACGGAAGGTGCGGTTGCCAAAATCACCGGGGTGAAAAAGCCCCAGATTACAGGGCCTGCCCGGGTGTTTGAGTCCGAAGAATCCTGTTTGGAAGCCATTCTTGCAGGTAAGATTCAGGCCGGAGACGTGATTGTTATTCGCTATGAAGGCCCTAAAGGGGGGCCGGGGATGCGGGAAATGCTCGCTCCTACTTCTGCCATTATTGGGGCAGGTCTGGGGGATGCCGTCGGCTTGATTACCGATGGGCGATTTTCTGGTGGTACCTATGGAATGGTGGTCGGCCATGTGGCTCCCGAAGCAGCCGTTGGCGGCACCATCGCCCTGATTCACGAGGGCGACTCGATTACCATTGACGCTCCGGCTCGGCTACTGCAACTCAATATCTCCGATGCCGAACTGGAGCAGCGGCGATCTGTTTGGCAACCGCCAGCTCCCCAATACACCCGTGGGGTACTGGCAAAGTATGCCCGGCTGGTTTCCTCTAGCAGTATAGGAGCGGTCACCGATCATGACTGACGACAGAGGCATCATCTGAGAGGATGTTTTAAAACGTTTTTTGGGTCAGATTTTATGCTAACTGCCTCACCATGATTCGTATCATGGCCAGGTAAATAAATGTCTCCGAAGTTTCTGGCCATAACTCATAGTCTCGAACCAATCGACGGTACCCCATGAGC comes from the Neosynechococcus sphagnicola sy1 genome and includes:
- a CDS encoding dihydroxy-acid dehydratase, yielding MKPGHLAGEDLTVVSAFEAVGQYSAGRIDDVRLLAVERHACPGAGSCGGMYTANTMSSAFEAMGMSLIYSSTMAAEDAEKADSTEQSALALVSAIRKQILPRQILTRQAFENAIAVIMAVGGSTNAVLHLLAIADAAGVPLALDDFETIRARVPVLCDLKPSGRYVATDLHQAGGIPQVMKMLLVHGCLHGEALTITGQTIAEVLANIPDTPRPDQDVIRPWNHPLYPQGHLAILRGNLATEGAVAKITGVKKPQITGPARVFESEESCLEAILAGKIQAGDVIVIRYEGPKGGPGMREMLAPTSAIIGAGLGDAVGLITDGRFSGGTYGMVVGHVAPEAAVGGTIALIHEGDSITIDAPARLLQLNISDAELEQRRSVWQPPAPQYTRGVLAKYARLVSSSSIGAVTDHD